The proteins below come from a single Halostagnicola larsenii XH-48 genomic window:
- the pepF gene encoding oligoendopeptidase F — MSSVPDRSEIDREYTWDLESIYATDDDWEEAYAAVNDRIEELAAYEGQTTDDAETLLAIFELRNEIMREVSTVAAYARMRRDEDTTNQEYQALTARSQSLAANAQSAASFIEPELQTLTREEFESMTDEQPALDTYDHYVDDVLRMKPHTRSAEVEALLADLSEVTGATGEVYNMLSNADMSFPTVEDSEGDAVEITQSNFTNLLKRPDREFRERVYEGYFDEWAAVRNTVAASYKNSVKADIKTAQARNYDTAREAALDGPNVPVGVYDTLVDSVNDNLDKLHRHAELKREALEVDELRMWDLYMPLTGGEGPDVDYDEATEYVVDAVGPLGEEYQSRVAEGLESRWVDVYENEGKQSGAYSGGTYDTQPFILMNYQDDIASMYTLAHELGHSMHSELTKDEQPYVYSSYEIFVAEVASTVNEALLTNHLLETVDDPAFRKAVLNEFLERVRSTLYRQTLFAEFEHEAHRLEENGEPLTADRLDDLYHGLKESYYEPAHVDERIAREWMRIPHFYRAFYVYQYSTGISAALAIVDGILPDGAGGESDCDAAEDYLEFLRRGSREYPLELLRIAGVDMSTSDPIDRALSTYGDRLDEMAALLE; from the coding sequence ATGAGTTCTGTTCCGGACCGCTCCGAAATCGACCGGGAATATACCTGGGACCTCGAGAGTATCTACGCGACCGACGACGATTGGGAGGAGGCGTACGCGGCGGTAAACGACCGAATTGAGGAACTTGCGGCTTACGAAGGCCAGACCACCGACGACGCGGAAACGCTGCTCGCCATTTTCGAGCTTCGAAACGAGATCATGCGCGAAGTGTCGACCGTCGCCGCCTACGCCAGAATGCGACGCGACGAGGACACCACCAACCAGGAGTATCAGGCGTTGACCGCCAGATCGCAGTCGCTGGCCGCGAACGCTCAGTCTGCGGCGTCGTTCATCGAACCCGAACTCCAGACGCTCACTCGAGAGGAGTTCGAGTCGATGACCGACGAGCAACCGGCACTCGATACCTACGACCACTACGTCGACGACGTGTTGCGGATGAAACCGCACACGCGCTCGGCCGAAGTCGAAGCGCTCCTCGCGGACCTGAGCGAGGTGACGGGCGCGACCGGCGAGGTGTACAACATGCTCTCGAACGCGGACATGTCGTTTCCGACCGTCGAGGATTCTGAGGGGGACGCGGTCGAAATCACCCAGAGCAATTTCACTAACCTGCTCAAACGCCCCGACCGGGAGTTCCGAGAACGGGTGTACGAGGGGTACTTCGACGAGTGGGCAGCGGTGCGAAACACCGTCGCGGCGTCGTACAAAAACAGCGTCAAAGCGGACATCAAAACCGCACAGGCCCGCAACTACGACACCGCACGCGAAGCTGCACTCGACGGACCGAACGTGCCCGTCGGGGTCTACGACACGCTGGTCGACAGCGTCAACGACAACCTCGATAAACTCCACCGCCACGCCGAGCTCAAACGGGAGGCACTCGAGGTCGACGAACTACGGATGTGGGACCTTTACATGCCGCTGACGGGCGGTGAAGGGCCTGACGTCGACTACGACGAGGCGACCGAGTACGTCGTCGACGCCGTCGGACCGCTGGGCGAGGAGTACCAGTCCCGCGTCGCTGAGGGCCTCGAGTCGCGATGGGTCGACGTCTACGAAAACGAGGGCAAACAGTCGGGTGCGTACTCCGGGGGGACCTACGACACCCAGCCGTTCATCCTGATGAACTATCAGGACGACATCGCCTCGATGTACACGCTGGCTCACGAACTCGGCCACTCGATGCACTCCGAACTGACGAAAGACGAGCAGCCCTACGTCTACTCGAGCTACGAGATCTTCGTGGCAGAAGTCGCCAGCACGGTCAACGAGGCGCTGTTGACGAATCACCTGCTCGAGACCGTCGACGACCCCGCGTTCCGAAAAGCCGTCCTCAACGAGTTCTTAGAGCGCGTCCGCTCGACGCTGTACCGCCAGACGCTATTCGCGGAGTTCGAACACGAGGCTCACCGCCTCGAGGAAAACGGTGAGCCGCTCACTGCAGACCGGCTGGACGACCTCTATCACGGGCTCAAAGAATCGTACTACGAGCCCGCCCACGTCGACGAACGGATCGCCCGCGAGTGGATGCGTATTCCGCACTTCTATCGCGCGTTCTACGTCTATCAGTACTCGACCGGCATCTCCGCCGCGCTCGCGATCGTCGACGGAATCCTGCCGGACGGGGCCGGCGGCGAGTCCGATTGCGACGCCGCCGAGGACTACCTCGAGTTCCTGCGCCGCGGCTCGCGAGAATACCCGCTCGAACTCCTCCGGATCGCCGGCGTCGATATGAGCACCAGCGATCCGATCGACCGCGCGCTCTCGACGTACGGCGACCGCCTCGACGAAATGGCAGCGCTGCTCGAGTAG
- the truA gene encoding tRNA pseudouridine(38-40) synthase TruA produces MRAFRIAYDGTDYFGFQRQPDVTTVEDTIFDALRRLEVLAADADKPEGYAAAGRTDAGVSALAQTIAFDAPEWLTPRAINSELPADVRAWASADAPPSFHAIHHASRRTYTYHLYAPATTAVDADDWRSASTPFGNAARVDDERFHAALEALSGAHDFHNLTPDDRNTERSPTLEATRDGAFLVVTVSAGGFSRELVRRLVSLAREVGSEETSLARIDRALESEPLAGHEGIAPAPPEPLVLTAVDYPDLEFSVDETAATSARELFDRRRVEQRTAARISRQLRDGL; encoded by the coding sequence ATGCGCGCCTTTCGGATCGCCTACGACGGCACCGACTACTTCGGCTTCCAGCGCCAGCCCGACGTGACCACCGTCGAGGATACTATCTTCGATGCCCTGCGCAGGCTCGAGGTGCTGGCCGCCGACGCCGACAAACCCGAGGGCTACGCCGCCGCCGGTCGGACAGATGCCGGCGTATCTGCACTCGCACAAACGATCGCGTTCGACGCGCCCGAATGGCTCACGCCGCGAGCGATCAACAGCGAACTGCCAGCCGACGTTCGGGCGTGGGCGAGCGCCGACGCACCGCCGTCGTTCCACGCGATCCACCACGCGAGCAGACGAACGTACACCTACCATCTCTATGCGCCCGCCACGACTGCCGTCGACGCGGACGATTGGCGGTCTGCGTCGACTCCGTTTGGGAACGCCGCTCGCGTCGACGACGAACGATTCCACGCCGCACTCGAAGCGCTCTCTGGCGCTCACGATTTTCACAACCTGACGCCGGACGACCGAAACACCGAGCGCTCACCGACGCTCGAGGCGACCCGCGACGGTGCGTTTCTCGTCGTCACCGTGTCCGCGGGCGGCTTCTCGCGCGAACTGGTCCGCAGGCTCGTCTCGCTCGCCCGCGAAGTCGGTTCGGAGGAGACGTCGCTCGCACGGATCGATCGAGCGCTCGAGTCCGAACCGCTGGCGGGCCACGAGGGTATCGCCCCCGCGCCGCCGGAACCACTGGTGCTCACGGCGGTCGACTATCCCGACCTCGAGTTCAGCGTCGACGAGACGGCGGCGACGAGCGCGCGAGAGCTCTTCGACCGTCGGCGCGTCGAACAGCGAACGGCCGCGCGGATCTCGAGACAGCTCCGCGATGGGCTGTAG
- a CDS encoding sulfatase, whose protein sequence is MEPPAESDSEPHESARNVVFVVLDTARATSVSDRTMPALSRLATEGTAFENAFATAPWTLPSHASMFTGTYPSEHGTHGEHPFLDESLRALPEVFADAGYETVGVSNNTWITEEFGFDRGFDHLRRGWQYIQSEHDMGAVVRGEDLREKLEATRENLFQGNPLVNATNVLYSELLQPTGDDGADRTTTWVENWLENRAGDRPFFLFCNYIEPHVTYDPPRELAERHLPDGADYEEAMAVRQDPRAYDCGDYEIDDREFAMLRGLYRAELAYVDRQIARLRRSLEETGEWEETLLVVCGDHGEHVGEHDFFGHQYNLYDTLLHVPLVVHGGEFTDGGTRRDLVQLLDLPDTLLEATGVKDRAFAEQSQGLSMHPRPDAAPRDAIFAEYVAPQPSIERLEARFDHVPDRVRAFDRRLQAIRTQDAKYVRGDDGFERFHDLEMDPHEHRNLCSELGDKSSNRQQRDRREALARRLDERLGDLESAAAETGAENVSMRAGTKERLADLGYL, encoded by the coding sequence ATGGAGCCACCAGCAGAGAGTGATTCGGAGCCACATGAGAGCGCCCGAAACGTCGTTTTCGTCGTCCTCGACACCGCTCGGGCGACGAGCGTGAGCGATCGAACGATGCCCGCGCTGTCCCGGCTCGCGACGGAGGGGACGGCGTTCGAAAACGCGTTTGCAACGGCCCCGTGGACGCTGCCCTCCCACGCCTCGATGTTCACCGGTACGTATCCGTCGGAACACGGAACGCACGGAGAACACCCGTTTTTGGACGAATCGCTTCGAGCCCTCCCCGAGGTGTTCGCGGACGCTGGCTACGAAACCGTCGGCGTGTCGAACAACACCTGGATCACCGAGGAGTTCGGCTTCGACCGCGGGTTCGACCATCTCCGGCGCGGCTGGCAGTATATCCAGTCCGAACACGACATGGGCGCCGTCGTTCGCGGCGAGGACCTCCGCGAAAAACTCGAGGCGACCCGCGAGAACCTCTTTCAGGGCAACCCGCTGGTCAACGCGACGAACGTCCTCTACAGCGAATTGCTCCAGCCGACAGGCGACGACGGAGCCGACCGAACGACGACGTGGGTGGAAAACTGGCTCGAGAACCGAGCGGGCGACCGGCCGTTTTTCCTGTTCTGCAACTACATCGAACCCCACGTTACGTACGATCCGCCGCGGGAACTCGCTGAACGGCACCTCCCCGACGGCGCGGACTACGAGGAGGCGATGGCTGTTCGGCAGGACCCGCGAGCGTACGACTGTGGCGACTACGAGATCGACGACCGGGAGTTCGCCATGCTCCGGGGCCTGTACCGGGCCGAACTCGCCTACGTGGACCGACAGATCGCGCGGCTGCGCCGCAGCCTCGAGGAAACCGGCGAGTGGGAGGAGACGCTTCTCGTCGTCTGTGGCGATCACGGCGAGCACGTCGGCGAACACGATTTTTTCGGCCACCAGTACAATCTCTACGACACCCTGCTTCACGTCCCGCTGGTCGTCCACGGCGGCGAATTTACCGACGGCGGCACGCGACGCGACCTCGTCCAGTTGCTCGACCTCCCGGATACGCTCCTCGAGGCGACTGGCGTCAAGGATCGCGCATTCGCAGAGCAGAGCCAGGGGCTATCGATGCATCCGAGGCCGGACGCCGCCCCTCGAGACGCAATCTTCGCGGAGTACGTCGCGCCACAGCCCTCCATCGAGCGACTCGAGGCCCGGTTCGACCACGTTCCGGATCGGGTCCGAGCCTTCGACCGGCGGCTGCAGGCGATCCGAACACAGGACGCCAAGTACGTCCGGGGCGACGACGGCTTCGAGCGGTTTCACGACCTCGAGATGGACCCACACGAGCACCGCAACCTCTGTAGCGAACTGGGTGATAAATCGAGTAACAGACAGCAACGCGATCGGCGCGAAGCGCTGGCCCGACGGCTCGACGAGCGACTCGGCGACCTCGAGTCGGCCGCGGCCGAGACGGGAGCGGAGAACGTCTCGATGCGCGCAGGCACGAAAGAGCGGTTGGCGGATCTCGGCTATCTGTAG
- a CDS encoding enoyl-CoA hydratase/isomerase family protein gives MTTIRTEIAEDEPYATVVISNPDRKNAVSEADTEELAAAFRELDANDEVRCIVLTGAGEAFCAGADLSSVGSTPTAESIDRGFHAAVGAIMTCSKPVIAKVDGPAIGAGASLATACDFVYAAESARIGFSFSSIGLTADTGATFILPRLVGVRTATELLMSGDILAAGEAADIGLLTEVVSDADIDERVRERATDLANGPTRVHASIRRLLLRSNANTLEEQLELEAREQERMFHTQDMMEGVAAFTEDREPEFSGQ, from the coding sequence ATGACAACTATTCGAACGGAGATCGCCGAGGACGAACCGTATGCGACCGTCGTGATCTCGAACCCGGACCGGAAAAACGCGGTGAGCGAGGCCGATACAGAGGAACTCGCAGCCGCGTTTCGCGAACTCGACGCGAACGACGAGGTTCGGTGTATCGTCCTGACCGGCGCGGGCGAGGCCTTCTGTGCGGGCGCGGATCTCTCGAGCGTCGGATCGACGCCGACGGCCGAATCCATCGATCGGGGCTTTCACGCTGCGGTCGGCGCGATCATGACCTGTTCGAAACCCGTAATCGCGAAGGTCGACGGACCGGCGATCGGTGCCGGGGCGTCGCTCGCGACGGCCTGCGATTTCGTCTACGCCGCCGAATCCGCCCGAATCGGCTTTTCGTTCTCGAGCATCGGCCTGACCGCGGACACCGGCGCGACGTTTATCCTGCCGCGGCTGGTCGGCGTTCGCACCGCGACGGAGTTGCTGATGAGCGGGGACATCCTCGCCGCGGGCGAGGCAGCCGATATCGGGCTCCTCACCGAAGTCGTGAGCGACGCGGACATCGACGAACGGGTGCGCGAACGGGCCACGGACCTCGCGAACGGCCCGACCCGCGTTCACGCCTCGATCCGGCGGCTCCTCCTCCGGTCGAACGCCAACACGCTCGAGGAGCAACTCGAACTCGAGGCCCGTGAGCAAGAGCGGATGTTCCACACGCAGGACATGATGGAGGGCGTCGCCGCGTTTACGGAAGACCGCGAACCGGAGTTCAGCGGGCAGTAG